Part of the Schistocerca americana isolate TAMUIC-IGC-003095 chromosome 5, iqSchAmer2.1, whole genome shotgun sequence genome, CTTTGAGCAGTTGTAATGGAAGCTAGGACAGTCGTGTTTTACATCATATTGCGTTAGGATATTTGTTTCTAGGAAAAGAGCAAACACGATATCCCCTACGATCAGTTTATTTACGATGAATATTAATATAATTGCGTAACCTCCTCTATGATTCAGCATCCTACAGGACACCGTAAATCTCATATCAGCCAAATACTGTCATTGTATAAAACAAATCTTACTGTTTAACAAGCAAAATCATTGTTTTTAGCGAAGAAGGCTTTTAAGCACCATTTGATAGTGGATAAAGTGAAaccgtaacgtattgttgtgtgtCGTGCACTGAGATAAAAAACAAATATCTACTGGCCACCTAATATTGCTCTTATAAGGCTTATacgaataaaaagaaatgaaacaacAAACGTTTATGATGTACAGTAACTGAAAAGTTCAATAATAAAAAACATTGGCGGTTACCTAGGCCTACAGTTGTTCCACGGTAAAATGTATCTAAGGCGATATTTCTACATTAAGTAGGACAATTTACAAGAAAGGGCCGTAATTGCCttttaaacagaattaaaattatgtacatttgTCATACCTGTTTTCCTCTTCCCTTCATTGTTTAGTTTTGCACAAATGATGTAACCCACAAGTGAAGTGCCGGTAACCTTAGAACAACAGCTTTATTAGAATAGACTAATAACACTCCTCTCCAAATTCAGAGGAAACTATTAGGTGACCAAAACCAGTGAACAAACTCTGTCTACAGACATGAAGGAATTAAAGACACTAGCTGCCTGTGGGCATTCATTTATAACAATGGTTCAAGTTGAAAATATAtaccggactgggattcaaaccagAATTTTGAACTTCCCCCATTGCTATAAATCAAAGGCTACAAGCCGctcatgtctttaattcctttgtgccttGATTGATAcaagctgcaggatcaaaatggcgtCTGCTTTTTAGGACATATCGAAAagaagacaccacatatataaactAGGTCTATGTCCCAACATTCTCAATACATCTCACCTATTGACGTTTGACGACTTTTTAATATCCTTTCTGCCACTTTGAACATTAACTGGGCATGATTCATAATTTAGACTAAAATAATTCCACGTTAGATTTCGATCACAAAAGAAAGATAATGTTGTATCAGGATGTTTATTGAGGTCGTTGTGTTATACCCACCTTGTTAACAAGTTGAGTGTGTTGACGTTACAAAATTATATACCTCTTTGCGCTAAACCTAACCACCATCGGGGAAAGGTGGTGCTGAGTGGTTTTTTTGGGATGCCATGATATAGTGCTAACATACTATGCTCGTAAGGGAAACCGTCACAGGAGCATTCTAACGAAATCTACCGTGAAGGCTGCACGAGGGTGTCAAGTTGAAGTGTTGCTGGAGGCTGTCCAAGGGAGTGTTTATAACAAATGACAGCGCCCCAACTATTTTTCAGCGGGAACAGTCATTCATGCTGCTGCTTTTGACTACTAAATTTTCCCTTCCGTCTCCCTTATCCTAGTGACACGACATGCAgcgatttcttcctgttttcttgcataaaaaagaattagtgaACTTCCGGTGTGAACGTACAGCTCTACAACAAAAGTCTCCTACAAGTAATGCACAGCATGGAACAGTGTGCTTCAGTCCAGAGTGAATgtgtaggaaaggatcaaatttaAAGGTCACAGCTTGAAATTTTGAGGTGCTAATCGAAGTTTTATGACTACCCTCGTAGAATGATCGACTGCTGTGCTAGTACGACAATGTATTTCAGTTAGGCACCAAATCATCACAAGCTCACGGATTACTGTCGATTAATCTTGAAATACCGGTAGTTTAATGCGAACGAACTTTACCTCTAAATATAGCTCAACGTACATCTTGCAATCTTTACAGACATGGAGGTGAAACAGACTAAGATACAATCCACGTGGTAGATTACCGGTCGTTAGTCTGGTAAGCCAGCCAGCCTAGAGTAATTTTTCGGCTGTTTTCCATGATCACTTAGGCAAAGGGCGGGCTGTCGCCGTCACAGAAAATACGATACATCAACTTTTAAAATACGATTACGCACAGAACAAAGTTCAAACGATTCACTAGTAGATGACGTACACGATTTTCCTCAGTTAGGTTATCTGAAGAAGTGTGGCGACAGGAAGGCCATCCGGTCTTAAAGTTCAGTACAATGGAATTGTCAAGTAGCGTAACACAGCTGATCCCAACCTTGGCGATAAACGCTAGAAAAGTGAGAGATTGTGAACGTAATTAGCTGcagtcttcctgtcggttagaatcGTCTCTCTGTCACTTATCTCGTTATCTGATCACACAGACCTCATATAAACACAGATTCCCCGCCATAACGCCAGTCAGAGCACAAGGTACATCACTGCAAGCTGCCTAAATCAGCCACGTGAAGATATCTTGGGACTGCACGTGGTAAGCATCTGACAAATACATGTCCTCAGCAAACGCTGTTTTAGGTGTTGTACACTAGTTGCGTATGGTGGAAAGGATCCGAATATGCAGACGGATCTGAAGGTGTAGCCTTCGTATGTCTTCCTGATACAGTAACGGAGCTTGGGAGCTTAGAGATCACTTCATGGCTAGTTAACAACTCGTGTACAGTTCCTTCTATAGCCCAGTATGTCTGTGTTTGACTGCCTGTATAATATAACATTTGAATCTGCTTGGACATTCCAAACAATACGATTCTAGTTTCTTCttaacttctttcttttttttcgatcTCGTTATCATTGCGCTGCAGCAGGTTTTTGGTCACTGATACCAGATCTTTATTTAATTGAAAAACCCTTAGGATTCTGAACCCACTATCGCATGGTATTGCTATATGGCAACAAACCGTAATTTTACGTATAATGTTATGGAAACCACTCGTATAAGTATGATGTTGccgcctggaaacacacacagtcGGGCTGCACCGAGCTAGACTGTGTTTACCGTCATTATGTCGGCAGAAACAGTTGAAAATCTCTGCTGAAGATCGAGTGTACGTAAACACACGCGAAAGCAGTTGAAACAATGATTTATATCTGCCACTTAGATCATATCTATTTCGATTTTGAGGCatcgtcgcccaacaccgaaggtagagtgctgggaaggttaaaagtcggTCGTAGAGTgactaaaattgggcagtccaccAAGATGTGCACGACAGTCAGAAGGGAGCAACAGCGACATTGTGGTGGGTCCTCGCGACAGtgaggccaatgcggagccggcaaaggacaactGACTCCCTGCGAGaagctcgcatggatgaccgccacacattcgtcgtctccttaatAGCACGAAGTTTATTTGATGTGCTCagggtgcaccattcagtgtcccaaatcgCGAAAGCTTTGCGGTGGAAGACTGCTCGCAAAtcggtctccgggaggccaatgtccagagatggtttactggtggccgtttggccaggcggtcaacatgttcactgCCCGGTATCCCGACATGGCCTGGAGTCCAAATAAAGATCACTGATCGGCCACTAGTGcagagggcataaagagactcaTGGATTAACAGTACCAAAGGATGCTTAGGGAAGCACtcgtcgagagcttgtaggctgtttaaggagtcactacaaatgACGATGGACTCACCAGAGCAGGAGCGGATATGTTCAAGAGCGCGAAATATGGCaatcagctctgcagtgaatacaccagCAAGGAGCGTTGTTCCGTATGGCCAACGTGAGCGTAAGCGAAGCCAACAAGACCGTCGACCCGTGATCcatctgtgtagattatttctgagTCCCCAAACTCGCCAAGAACAGAGAGAAAATTCCGGCCGAAGACCTAAGGTGGGACTGAGCCTCTGGGACCAAGCGATAGGTCGAGCCGAAGACGTTTTATCCTCCATCGGACAGTTTGCCATTGGCGAGTATAGCGTGAATCATCTTACAGCAAAGCATCCAGGCAGGAGTAGAGAGCGTTATGATGTGGAGAAGGTTTTCGCGGCCTTTCCTAGGTAATctagtcattctggaagccacagtggatcaacacaagtgtgctctcctccttggggatcatgtccacccctacatccctacatgcagttttctTTTTCTCGGCACTattgcatctaccaacaggacaacgcaaCTCGTCACATAGGTCGCGGTGTACGTCTATGGTTCGTAGAGTACCAACCGAGAGTCTATGGGACCACTGTTCGCGCCATAgaccctcaaccgagaaatctgggACAGGTGGCCACGGCACTTATGTCAGCATGGTTCCATATATctttcggtaccttccagaacctcattcttACCGCACGTCTGCGCTGCCAATGGTGCTTACTCAGGCACCTGAATAGGTGCTCACATTAACGTGTCTAGACCGTGTGTTTCTTACATCATTTATTGCCAACAAACACGCAAAATAACATTGCATTCTTACTCTGTGTTTCTTTTTTCAGTTCAGCTCCCCATGTGGTAACTATTGAAAGGAGACTCGTTGTAAACCTTCCTCACCAGTCGCATACCACACCCTTGTGGCACACCTGATGTACCTTACACGTTTGACGATTGCTCCCCGTTAAGAGAGACGCGCTGAGCTCCATTTGCCAGGCAGTCCTCTGTCCAACCACGAAGGTGTAGTAGAGTATACAAAACAAGATCGCTGACTGTGGTGGGGTTGGCGCTCGTGCTTCATGCTTCAACGTCAACCAATCACTTAATGCGCTTTTGCATACGTCTCTACGGCAATAGTGTTATCACAGGTCAGCAGACGACTGGTTGCTTCGTCTGCAGCTGTCGAAGCTTCGCAGGTGGAAGTCCGCATCAGCGCTGCCAATTGTTAAGCGTCTTCTTTTTACCGACTCTTAAACAGATTGCTGTCCCCAAGCTTGTATTCGCGTTTGTAATAAAACGTCCATAGCAAGCAGCATATGACAGCGCTGTATTCCAGCCTATCTATTCCAACAAAATGCAGCTCAAAGGCAATGTGGACCTGACTTACATTTTTactaaataacataaaaaattatatGTTATTTTTTGATATAAACACTAAATCAGTGAATCAGTCATTggaaatatatacactactggccattaaaattgctacaacacgaagatgacgtgctatagacgcgaaatttaacagaaaggaagaagatgctatgatatgcaaatgattagcttttcagagcattcgcacaaggttggcaccggtggcgacacctacaacgtgctgacatgaggaaagtttccaaccgatttctcatacacaaacaacagttgaccggcgttgtctggtgaaacgttgttgtgatgcctcgtgtaaggaggagaaatgtgtaccttcacgtttccgattttgataaaggtcggattgtagcctatcgcgattcggtttatcgtatcgcgacattgctgctcgcgttggtcgagatccaatgactgttagcagaataaggaatcggtgggttcaggtgggtaatacggaacgccgtgctggatcccaacggcctcgtatcactagcagtcgagatgacaagcatcttatccgcatggctgtaacggatcgtgcagccacgtctcgatccctgagtcaaaagatggggacgtttacaggacaacaaccatctgtacgaacagttcgacgacgtttgcagcagcatagactatcagctcggagaccgtggctgcggttacccttgacgctgcaccacagacaggagcgcctgcgatggtgtactcaatgacgaacctgggtgcacgaatggcaaaaggtcatttttcggatgaatccaggttctgtttacagcgtcatgatggtcgcatccgtgtttggcgacattgcggtgaacgcacattggaagcgtgtattcgtcatcgccatactggcgtatcacccggcgtgatggtatggggtactattggttacacgtctcggtcacctcttgtacgcactgacggcacttgaacagtggacgttacatttcagatgtgttacgacctgtggctctacccttcattcgatccctgcgagaccctacatttcagcaggataatgcacgaccgcatgttgcaggtcctgtacgggcctttctggatacagaaaatgttcgagtgctgccctggtcagcacattctccaaatctctcaccaattgaaaagtctggtcaatggtggccgagcaactggctcgtcacaatacgccagtcactactcttgatgaactgtggtatcgtgttgaagctgcatgggcagctgtacctgtacacgccatccaagctttgtttgactcaatgcctaggcgtatcaaggccgttattacgaccagagatggttgttctgggtactgatttctcaggatctatgcacccaaattgcgtgaaaatataatcacatgtcagttctagtatactacatttgtccaatgaatacccgtttataatctgcatttcttcttggtgtaggaattttaatggccagtcgtgtatttcaCCACGCCCTTTCTGAGTGTCCTCCATTGTCAACATACAACCAGTCAGTCATGAGTAGAGGAATTTTACTTCATCAGACCCACCATCAGTTGAGCCGCTCTACTTCGATTTTACGGTAATATCTGTATGCTGTTCGCAGAGTTCAGGATCGTCTTGATAAGCGCAGCCTACACGAGACCCTCACCATGTTGGTGGTACTGGACTCGTGGATGGACGAACTGGCCCTCGTGGTGATCGCCGCCGGGATGGTGCTGTGGGTGTGCTACTTCCGGCACTTCAGCTACTGGACAGAGAAGGGCGCCCCCCAGTCGCGACCCTGGACGCCGTTTGGAAACTGTTACAAGTCCATCGTGCAGAAACAAATGCTGTCAGAGGACCTCGACGAACTCTACCATCAGTTCAGAGGTATGTACACTGTGGAGAAGAAATCATCAATCTGCAAAATACTATGGAATGCAGCATCACATTTAGATCAGCTACTTTTTGGCAGTTACCAACTGTCTAGACACAGGAATCAGTAAGTTTCTTTCAAGACTGGCACGATTTACACATCTGTGATAGGCAATAAAACCTCGTCACTCCAACTGTCTGCGAAAACCTCGTAATTCTAGTAACCAGTAAATCCATTATCAAAGACAAATTTGAAAGTGCATGGGTTTCTCTAATACGTCAGTAAATGGGCTTTCACTACATAGTTACACATGCAGGAAATATATCTGTAACACTTTTTTGCTCCTCCTTCAAAATTTATCAAAATGAAGTTACaatgttttcattgcctaccatcgatatgTAGAAAATATTAAATTTCAATGGTGTTTGCGATCGGCATAGAACTGTTAAGTTCCCTTACAATTGGCCTAGGAAGTAAGTTGGAAGGCTGTACCACCTCCAGTAGGACCTTACGTAGTGAAGCACAGTGGTATTCATTCTTCATCACATAAAAAGATCTAACGAGAGTAATGTGGTGTTATTGATATGACCTGCAGGCGAACAGAAGCGCCAATCTGTGACGGACACTACATTCTATTTTACTCCACTGAACCGTAATGATAACTGGCCTTCAATGCCACCTGAAAGCGTACAAACGGCAATTTGAGtcatacgacacttcgtaattttGACGTAAGCCTTGGTTCACTCCATAAGCGTTACAGGTAACCATCCTCAAGTTTCTCCAATCTTTCTCATCAAGGAAATTGGTGGCTGCTCCAGTTAACAGTATAAAACTTTTATGTGATTGCGTAAAATGGTAAGAGTGAagtgacagtcttttcattgcaTTTAATGAATTGTGGCAACCTTTTCGTCCATAAGACAATTGCTCAGTAGTTTTTAAAAGATACAGATCATATAGCAGGTGGAGTGCTCTTTTAACAGTCACTAattggattttttttccagataaGCGCTACGTGGGCTACTACCGTGGACTTGAACCCCGCCTGCTGGTCATTGACCCAGATCTCATTCGTCAAATACTGGTCAAGGACTTTGACTACTTCACCGACCGAGAACCTGTCCCTGTAGACGACCCAATACTGGAGGGTCAGCTGTTCTTCATGAAGGGCGATCGATGGCGCCGTCTGCGCAACAAACTCAGCCCACTGTTTACCAGTGGCAAGCTGAAGAACATGTTCCAGGTGACCAGATGTTCCAACGAACACAGAAAATTATAACGAGCCCAGTCACGCATTTTGAGCAGCGTGGTCTTTCTTCTACCTGGGATGATAGTAAGATTATTAGGCATTTGTCACATTCTGAACAACAACTTTTATTTGCTGTGAGAGGCCTTGAATACTGGTGAAAATGATACGCATCaaactgccacctttagaaataaGATATAATGCTCTGTGTATTATTAGTTGGTATCTATAGACACCCTGTCACTTTGGTGAGTGTGAACGCGCAATTTTTTAAATGGCTACAGCAATGGTTTTAGGTACTTAATAAAACAATTATGAAGTGCGTGAGGGTCCTATTTTCAGACTTTCGCACCCCAGAAGGATTAGGGAAACAAAAATAGAACTTATAATTCGGTAACATGCGACGCTTACTACTGTATCATAGAAGACCGATGATCAAGGTCTCACTGCCAGTTTTTTTATTTCTACTCttattttcacaatttttcttttgatgTTATTTTACTCCCTCGTCCCTTACGCTTAAGGGTGGCTGGCAACAAGCTACTATTAAGCTCTTCAGCCAAGAAACTTTTGAAATACGAAGtttgatataaatatcaaaaagaaGATGGAATATTTCTATTGTTTTATGATTATTAAACTAGTTTCTATAGTGACCTTATTAAAACTACAAATAGTCACTGTAGACTTCAAAAGCTGTGTTTCTAAGATGCTGAGCTTGTCGAAGGAAGTACTGCACTTTGCTGACTGGAAAGAAATTGCAATTGGAAAGAATAAATTAGGTGAGGTTAAGTGGACTGGCTTCATGGGGGTGTAAGAAGTGAGTTACCACGGCGTCATGGTCAATGGAATCTTGATTTACATGAAGTGAAACAGAAGTTGCGGTGGGACAGAGGAGTTTGAGTATGGGTAAGAAGAAAGGAACTGAGGGTATATATCGGATACGTGCAATGTGTCGATACAGTAGTGTAAAGGTTTATCAGTATTGGAAATTGGTGgtttagggttagggttagggtaATAAGATTATTGGGGTCTGTTTTCTGGGAAGCACAAAATGTAAGCACAGGCGATCAGTGTAGATGAGGATGAAGGGTAATTTGATGAGTTGATAAACGATTATTGAAGACGACGATAAGCGTGACCGGAAAGCAAGATAGGAGTGTACGTGGCTCTGGAAGGGAGGCAGTTTGGTGGAGCGGAAACCCAGCTAACTCTATAGAGAAGGATATGTCATATGGCGGCCTTGcaggtatggaggatggtgaagGAATGCAATTTCCATGTACGGACGATTAGTAGTTCTATTGGTTCTAGTTTACTGTGGGATTAATATTGGTTGGACAGTAATGGAAGAATGTCAACTACTAATTTAAGGAAGAAAGTTTGTCGAGGTATTTTACCGAGCTGGATATATTGGTTGTAAATGTAGAGGCAGATATTTTGGAATGTCTGTACTGTAGGTTCGTGGGACATGGTAGAGTTTGTCATAAGGGCCAACGTGTTTGACGAAGATGCAACCTTCTTCATCCATTTTTGGGTGGGATTTTTATGATGTTCAGAGGCACATAACAGTGGTGTTATTGGCACACAGCTGTGGTGATTTAACCATTTCAGTAGTGCCAAGGATGTATAGAAATGTAGGTTAGACGAATCCTTGCGCACAGATGTAATTCTTTGGGGGCTGTTAATGGTTACGTGGTGGATTATTGTGAGAGGCAGGTGCAACAAGCTGACGTAGAAAATGTAACTGTTTGGGTTAAGAGTCTGAGAATGAGATtagaatgccatacacagtcaaGGGGTTTTAGAGGTCAAGGGACAGATCGATAGCTGGTGGACTTACCCAAAGCTGCGTTCCCTTCGCAGACGCTGAACGAGTGCGGCAGCGAGATGGTGGAGGTGCTGGCGGACGCCGCGCGGGAGGGCAAGGTGCTGCAGTTCCGAGAGGTGTTCGCCCTCTACACCACGGAGGTGATCGCCACGCTCGCCTTCGGCGTCAAGCTCAACTGCCAGAGAAACCCGGACTGCGACTTCAGGATGTGGGGCCGCATCCTCTTCCAGCCACGGGCCAGGCCCTTCAAGGAGATCGCCACCGAAATCTTTACGCCTCCGCTCAAGCGGTACTACGAGTGAGTAACTCATCTTTTTACTGTGGAAACTGTACCAAATTTTAAAATGGCATCTGGACTTCAAAGCACTATGAAAGTGTTCAGATTTTCTTATATATTCCTTTACTGTTGACTAACAGCATATCAGCATTTCCTTTCTAGTGCCTTCAAATGAAACTGTTCTTTGCTCAGTAACTTTTGAACGTTGTTTTGTTCATCCTGTACATTATTTAAGTCATCAGTTTGGAACAGTCAGGTGTAGACGTGATAGTGAACTTATCTAACACCTAGGCAATAATTACAGGACGAACCAAGTTACCCTTTTGCCTCCATGGCCCCTACATAATAACTAAAATCTGCCCTGGCACTTAATAGCATTAAAACTGTTTACCTGACTGAAAGCTCCTCCTCCTCAGACCTCTGCCAGAAGTTACTCTTGCTGCGTTATAGATTCAGGCGCGACTCAGGGTCCATCCACAGCTTCAATTCGGGCAGTATCTCTCTCCTGCGTTTCTGATTCCCAATATAATTagtctttgctgcatcccttgctGGACTAATCGACCCAAAAGAAATGACATCACTGAGCAATGTCTTTTCCACAGCGTAGCGATTGTTTCCATAAATCTGCTTTCACTCTACTGTGGAGTGAGTGCTGTTTACAAAACGTTCTCCCACTAACCTCAGAGCGCAAAACAGCACATATCTCTTACCTCCTACATCGAGTACGGTACTCACCGTAGTCTAAATATCCCCAAAATTAATGTAGGGCGAATACGGGGACTGCATTATCCCAAATTCGTCCACATTTTTAAAGCGTTGAAGTAACACATCTTCCTCTATGTAAACCTCACCCTGATTATCTCTGCCACGCTGTTAAATCATTATCTTAAAACTCTATTACGCCTTGGTCTGCTTCTCAGAATTGGCATTTGTTTGTCCTTTCCATCAAAAGTCCTATACCATACCTTTATATTTCCTTCGTCCCCCTGTCCGTATGTCTTTCGTTCCGCAAACTCGATACGaaccatttcatttcctcctcttatTTATTATCTTGATCCATTGGTGCCCCTGTACGATACATACCCTGCACATTCTTCAAATTTTCTCACAATGTAAGTATAACGGACATCCACCCTGGTCCGAGAAAACTAATTACAGTCCATCCGTGGACTGTATTGGATAACATGAGTTTTAAGTGCAATAAATTTTAATGTGAATCTCACGAAGACTATATATTGAGTAATGTCCATGTACTATGCGCACGAAAGATGTACATACTGGGGGAGTAATTCAGTATACCACTGTTGGGTTGCCAAGTGTGAGGAAACACTTAACAATTAACTGCATATTCTTATTCGTTTAGATGTTTCATAACGTCAGATTACTTCTGCAGAATTATTGTATGTACGTGGATGTCCGCATTGCTTTATCTAGTAAATGTTGCACACACGTGTTCTGTTTCACTGTCGTAGTTTTTTAATTTGAGATTCGTGACGCTCACTAGCATTACTGTACTGCAaattattcctcacacacaactgcaaaaAGATAACTATGAAAAATAAAACTGCGGTAAATATCTCACCTAAATAACTAACAGAAATGTCTTACTGTTAGCAATTACAAGTCGCTTCATGACTTTTAGGATTCAAATATTGTAATAGATATAGTTCTTGGTTAGCTATAAAAAAATCTTTCTGAcatatttcacaattttcatttTACACTTTAGTTCCAGAGCTCCTAGGAACAATACACTGCAGTTTTTCGACAATATGGTGAAGGAGACAGTCCACGATCGCTTAGAAAATTCCATCAGAAGGAACGATTTCATGGACCTGTTTATCCAGCTGCACACGAAGGGTTTCGTCGAAGGCGAGAAGCAAGGAGGCACTGACTGGAGTAAGTACCGACTTGTTCAGTTATTATTTGACGAGTAAATGTGTCTATTGATACTCTAATACTACAGAAAAGGCATATGCGCTTATAGCACGTAGCACCCCGTTTCGCCCTGATGACGGATGCAACGCATCGTCCTACGGATCAACGAGAGGAGAATATGTTGGAGAACTTTCGTAGTCCATAATCGCCCACCCCTACCACTCAAGCAGACTGCTTGGATCAGCAGAAATCAGGTCAGGTCACCAGGGGACAAACCTTCATGTACATGGTGTGGCCCACAAATCATCCTCTCGAAAGTCGGGAGCGATGGGCTGAAGCACTGTCTTTCCAAATGTTCAGGTCGACTGGAGTTTGCTGTAGGCATTCAGTTAGTTTCATGTCAGGAGCAGGAGGAGATTCGTGGTGAACGTCCCGTCGAAAACgaagtcattggagacggagcacaagctcggattacgggaggatggggaaggaaatctgccgtgccctttgaaagaaactatcccggcatttgtttgaaacgatgtagggaaatcacggaaaacctgaatcaggatggccggagacgggtttgaaccgtcgtcctcccgaatgcggggcGTTTCATGTGATAGTAGGGTATTGTTCACCACTGGGAAACAACGGCAGACGTGTCATGGCATCTAGCTGACATATTGTAAACATGCCCCATGGAAGGATACCTCCAACTCGTGCCAAAACAATGCCCTGTTGGACAATGAGTTGCATCGCCTC contains:
- the LOC124616549 gene encoding probable cytochrome P450 6a14, which translates into the protein MLVVLDSWMDELALVVIAAGMVLWVCYFRHFSYWTEKGAPQSRPWTPFGNCYKSIVQKQMLSEDLDELYHQFRDKRYVGYYRGLEPRLLVIDPDLIRQILVKDFDYFTDREPVPVDDPILEGQLFFMKGDRWRRLRNKLSPLFTSGKLKNMFQTLNECGSEMVEVLADAAREGKVLQFREVFALYTTEVIATLAFGVKLNCQRNPDCDFRMWGRILFQPRARPFKEIATEIFTPPLKRYYDSRAPRNNTLQFFDNMVKETVHDRLENSIRRNDFMDLFIQLHTKGFVEGEKQGGTDWKLSENEVSAQAFLFYIAGFETSSTTMSFAAYELAVNPDIQQRVLKEIDSVLAESGEISYDSLAKMKYLDRVLSETLRKYPPVPTLTRQVQRPYRLPGADGEAEKGALLEPGVVVMVPAFSLHYDPTYFPEPHRFDPDRWTDEAKASLHPFVYMPFGEGPRFCIGMRLGLLQSKLGLVHLLSHYKVDVCSETDIPLPLDPMAAILATKNGVHLKITSRKAV